In Arcobacter lacus, a single genomic region encodes these proteins:
- the queC gene encoding 7-cyano-7-deazaguanine synthase QueC, producing MNKVSTKKAICILSGGMDSTLSSYIAKKDGFEIIAVHFNYGQRTQNRELKAFRDICNELDIKSKYEIDIPFFTQIGANALTDMSIDVPTSGLEAGVPITYVPFRNGIFLAITAAIAEKEGATAMYIGVVQEDSSGYPDCTEEFIQDMKKAINQGTKEDTKIEIITPLVHLSKAQIVQEAIKLNVPLELTWSCYKEEEEACGVCDSCRLRLNGFEQAGKKDPIKYKEFQ from the coding sequence ATGAATAAAGTATCAACAAAAAAAGCAATATGTATTTTAAGTGGAGGAATGGATTCTACTTTAAGTTCATACATTGCAAAAAAAGATGGTTTTGAAATAATTGCTGTACATTTTAATTATGGACAAAGAACTCAAAATAGAGAATTAAAAGCATTTAGAGATATTTGTAATGAACTAGATATAAAAAGTAAATATGAAATTGATATTCCATTTTTTACTCAAATTGGAGCAAATGCCTTAACAGATATGAGTATTGATGTTCCAACTAGTGGTTTAGAAGCTGGTGTTCCTATAACTTATGTTCCATTTAGAAATGGTATTTTTTTAGCAATTACTGCAGCAATTGCTGAAAAAGAAGGAGCAACTGCTATGTATATTGGTGTTGTACAAGAGGATAGTTCTGGTTATCCAGATTGTACAGAAGAATTTATTCAAGATATGAAAAAAGCAATAAATCAAGGAACTAAAGAAGATACAAAAATAGAGATAATTACGCCTTTAGTTCATCTGTCAAAAGCTCAAATTGTTCAAGAAGCTATAAAACTAAATGTTCCACTTGAACTTACTTGGTCTTGTTACAAAGAGGAAGAAGAAGCTTGTGGAGTTTGTGATTCTTGTAGATTAAGATTAAATGGATTTGAACAAGCTGGAAAAAAAGATCCAATAAAATATAAGGAATTTCAATGA
- a CDS encoding 6-carboxytetrahydropterin synthase, with product MKWEISKEFDFCYGHRVWSQTLNIDFSLDACLKCRHLHGHQGKVIVYLESNELNNSMVTDFKHLNWFKAFLDDVLDHKFILDINDPLFSTLVPNIKKEDLIKFDEGYFSINLTNFKNEELELYESYVVVDFVPTSENLSAWFLKIVQEKMNGLNIKVSKIEFLETPKSKSTFYA from the coding sequence ATGAAATGGGAAATTTCAAAAGAGTTTGACTTTTGTTATGGACATAGAGTTTGGTCTCAAACTTTAAATATTGATTTTTCTTTAGATGCTTGTTTGAAATGTAGGCATCTTCACGGTCATCAAGGAAAAGTCATTGTATATTTAGAATCAAATGAATTAAATAATTCAATGGTTACAGATTTTAAACACTTAAATTGGTTTAAAGCTTTTTTAGATGATGTACTTGACCATAAATTTATTTTAGATATTAATGATCCATTGTTTTCTACTTTGGTTCCAAATATAAAAAAAGAAGACTTAATAAAATTTGATGAAGGTTATTTCTCAATAAATTTAACAAATTTCAAAAACGAAGAATTAGAATTGTATGAAAGTTATGTAGTGGTTGATTTTGTACCTACAAGTGAAAATTTATCAGCATGGTTTTTAAAAATCGTACAAGAAAAAATGAATGGATTAAATATAAAAGTATCAAAAATTGAATTTTTAGAAACTCCAAAAAGTAAAAGTACTTTTTATGCTTGA
- a CDS encoding 7-carboxy-7-deazaguanine synthase QueE, which yields MLEINEIFGPTIQGEGKLVGTPSIFIRFGKCNFSCTGFGVVYETPSGIKKCACDSYYAVDKEFKDTWMKYQSYNDIVAEVDNLISTYNYNYKIDIVITGGEPLLYWNKKEFQKLLKHYIENGHKVTIETNASLNINFEFDYQKEILFSMSVKLSNSLEPLNKRINKNTLVKILENTKDSYMKFVIGKDFLNKSKAEIIEILKDIPKCEVYLMPLGDTADEINKNCEDVINMAIENGFKYCDRLHIRVWNNKRGV from the coding sequence ATGCTTGAAATAAATGAGATATTTGGACCAACAATTCAAGGAGAAGGAAAACTTGTTGGAACACCTTCTATTTTTATAAGATTTGGAAAATGCAATTTTAGTTGTACTGGTTTTGGTGTCGTTTATGAAACTCCAAGTGGTATAAAAAAGTGTGCTTGCGATTCTTATTATGCTGTAGATAAAGAGTTTAAAGATACTTGGATGAAATATCAAAGTTATAATGATATTGTGGCTGAAGTTGATAATTTAATTTCAACATATAATTATAATTACAAAATTGATATTGTAATAACTGGAGGAGAACCTCTTTTATATTGGAATAAAAAAGAGTTTCAAAAATTATTAAAACACTACATAGAAAATGGGCATAAAGTTACTATTGAGACAAATGCTTCTTTAAATATAAATTTTGAATTTGATTACCAAAAAGAAATTTTATTTTCAATGAGTGTCAAATTAAGTAATTCTTTGGAACCTTTAAATAAAAGAATAAATAAAAATACTTTAGTAAAGATTTTAGAAAATACAAAAGATTCTTATATGAAATTTGTAATTGGAAAAGATTTTTTGAATAAATCAAAAGCTGAAATTATTGAAATATTAAAAGATATTCCAAAATGTGAAGTTTATTTAATGCCATTAGGTGATACAGCTGATGAAATAAATAAAAATTGTGAAGATGTTATAAATATGGCAATAGAAAATGGTTTTAAATATTGTGATAGGTTACACATTAGAGTTTGGAATAATAAAAGAGGAGTTTAA
- the fabG gene encoding 3-oxoacyl-ACP reductase FabG — MKFTGSNVLVTGASRGIGAEIAKTLASFGLKVWINYRSGAQAAEAIKEEIEKAGGKAAIIKADVTNEEEFVNAIKTIIDADGELAYLVNNAGITKDKLALRMSVQDFTDVINANLTSAFIGCKEALKVMGKKRFGSVVNISSIVGEMGNPGQTNYSASKGGLNAMTKSFAKEAASRGIRYNAVTPGFIQTDMTHELKEEVKAEYEKNIPLSRFGQPSEIADAVAFLLSDHSSYITGEILKVNGGLYV; from the coding sequence ATGAAATTTACTGGTTCAAATGTATTAGTTACAGGTGCAAGCAGAGGAATTGGAGCTGAAATTGCAAAGACACTTGCAAGTTTCGGATTAAAAGTTTGGATAAATTATAGAAGTGGTGCACAAGCTGCTGAAGCAATAAAAGAAGAGATTGAAAAAGCTGGTGGAAAAGCTGCAATAATTAAAGCTGATGTTACAAATGAAGAAGAGTTTGTAAATGCTATTAAAACAATTATTGATGCTGATGGAGAATTAGCATATTTAGTAAATAATGCAGGAATTACAAAAGATAAATTAGCTTTAAGAATGAGTGTACAAGATTTTACTGATGTTATAAATGCAAATTTAACTTCGGCTTTTATTGGATGTAAAGAAGCTTTAAAAGTTATGGGTAAAAAAAGATTTGGTTCTGTTGTAAATATCTCTTCAATTGTTGGAGAAATGGGAAATCCTGGTCAAACAAATTATTCAGCATCAAAAGGTGGATTAAATGCAATGACTAAATCTTTTGCAAAAGAAGCAGCGTCTAGAGGTATTAGATATAATGCAGTAACTCCTGGATTTATTCAAACTGATATGACACATGAATTAAAAGAGGAAGTAAAAGCTGAATATGAAAAAAATATTCCACTTTCAAGATTTGGTCAACCAAGTGAAATTGCCGATGCAGTAGCATTTTTATTAAGTGATCATTCTTCTTATATTACAGGGGAAATTTTAAAAGTAAATGGTGGATTATACGTTTAA
- the acpP gene encoding acyl carrier protein, whose protein sequence is MALLDDVKAVVVEQLDCDPAEVKEDSKFIEDLGADSLDVVELVMALEEKFDIEIPDEDAEKILTVADAIKYIENNA, encoded by the coding sequence ATGGCATTATTAGATGATGTAAAAGCGGTAGTTGTAGAGCAATTAGATTGTGATCCAGCTGAAGTAAAAGAAGATTCAAAATTCATTGAAGATTTAGGTGCTGATTCACTAGATGTAGTTGAACTAGTAATGGCTTTAGAAGAAAAATTCGACATCGAAATCCCTGATGAAGATGCTGAAAAAATCTTAACTGTTGCAGATGCTATAAAATACATCGAAAATAACGCGTAA
- a CDS encoding beta-ketoacyl-ACP synthase II, producing MRRVVITGLGTINSTGHNVKDSFEAVTNGVCGIDTITLFDASEFPVQIAGEVKNFDPETVMDKKEVKKADRFIQLGIKAALEAMIDSGYVTQEDKKVDSSIADRFGIISGSGIGGLSTIEKNSVTCENKGPRKISPFFIPSSLANMLSGFISIEHNLKGPSLGHVTACAASTHALNDAVKTIALGGADRILVVGAESAVCGAGVGGFAAMKALSTRNDNPKKSSRPFDIDRDGFVMGEGAGALVVETLESALARNAKIYCEIIGFGESGDANHITSPVIDGPLRAMKAAFEMAKNITGEYPKIDYINVHGTSTPVGDKNETSAIKELFGGKEKCPPVSSTKGQIGHCLGAAGAIEAVFAIKALDEGIIPPTINVENQDPECDLDVVPNVARKLELTTVMSNNFGFGGTNGSVIFKKYTK from the coding sequence ATGAGAAGAGTTGTTATTACAGGTTTGGGTACTATAAATTCAACAGGACACAACGTAAAAGATTCTTTTGAAGCAGTTACAAATGGTGTTTGTGGTATTGATACAATAACATTATTTGACGCGAGTGAATTTCCTGTACAAATAGCAGGTGAAGTTAAAAATTTTGACCCTGAAACTGTAATGGATAAAAAAGAAGTAAAAAAAGCTGATAGGTTTATTCAATTAGGAATTAAAGCTGCATTAGAAGCGATGATTGATTCTGGTTACGTAACACAAGAAGATAAAAAAGTTGATTCTTCTATTGCAGATAGATTTGGAATTATTTCAGGTTCAGGAATTGGTGGATTATCTACAATCGAAAAAAATTCTGTGACTTGTGAAAATAAAGGGCCTAGAAAAATTTCACCATTTTTTATTCCATCTTCTTTAGCAAATATGCTAAGTGGTTTTATCTCAATTGAGCATAATTTAAAAGGACCATCTTTAGGACATGTTACAGCTTGTGCTGCTTCTACTCATGCTTTAAATGATGCAGTTAAAACAATTGCACTAGGTGGTGCAGATAGAATTTTAGTTGTTGGAGCTGAGTCTGCTGTTTGTGGAGCAGGTGTTGGTGGATTTGCTGCAATGAAAGCATTATCAACAAGAAATGATAATCCTAAAAAATCATCAAGACCATTTGATATTGATAGAGATGGTTTTGTTATGGGTGAAGGTGCAGGAGCATTAGTTGTAGAAACTTTAGAATCTGCATTAGCTAGAAATGCAAAAATTTATTGTGAAATTATAGGTTTTGGAGAGTCAGGTGATGCTAATCATATAACTTCTCCTGTAATTGATGGACCTTTAAGAGCAATGAAAGCTGCTTTTGAAATGGCTAAAAATATAACAGGAGAATATCCAAAAATTGATTATATCAATGTGCATGGTACTTCAACACCAGTTGGTGATAAAAATGAAACATCAGCAATAAAAGAATTATTTGGTGGAAAAGAAAAATGTCCTCCAGTTTCTTCAACAAAAGGTCAAATTGGTCATTGTTTAGGAGCTGCTGGTGCTATTGAAGCAGTTTTTGCAATTAAAGCATTAGATGAAGGAATTATTCCTCCTACGATAAATGTTGAAAATCAAGATCCTGAATGCGATTTAGACGTAGTTCCAAATGTTGCAAGAAAATTAGAGTTAACTACTGTTATGAGTAATAACTTTGGTTTTGGTGGAACAAATGGTTCCGTAATTTTTAAAAAATATACAAAATAA
- the accA gene encoding acetyl-CoA carboxylase carboxyl transferase subunit alpha has protein sequence MATYLEFEEKIKKIEEDIIVAKTKADEPAVDILEKKLEKEVEKTFKNLNDYQKLQLARHPDRPYALDYISGLLKNAYEVHGDRHYVDDHAIVCYFGFIDNQKVLVIGEQKGRGTKEKLQRNFGMPSPEGYRKALRAAKMADKFQIPILMLVDTPGAYPGIGAEERNQSEAIAKNLFEFADLTTPTISVVIGEGGSGGALAISVADRLAMMRYSVYAVISPEGCSAILWNDPTKVETAANALKITAENLKELNLIDDVINEPLIGAHRQKEQAIFALKEYFIKSLAELKKLTPQERLDKKYQKLMNLGSFTK, from the coding sequence TTGGCGACTTACTTAGAATTTGAAGAAAAAATCAAAAAAATAGAAGAGGATATCATTGTAGCAAAAACAAAAGCTGATGAACCTGCTGTGGATATCTTAGAAAAAAAATTAGAAAAAGAAGTTGAAAAAACTTTTAAAAATTTAAATGACTATCAAAAATTACAATTAGCAAGACATCCTGATAGACCTTATGCTCTTGATTATATCTCAGGACTTTTAAAAAATGCCTATGAAGTTCATGGAGATAGACATTATGTTGATGACCATGCAATAGTATGTTATTTTGGTTTTATTGATAATCAAAAAGTGTTAGTAATTGGTGAACAAAAAGGAAGAGGAACAAAAGAGAAGCTTCAAAGAAATTTTGGTATGCCAAGTCCTGAAGGATATAGAAAAGCTTTAAGAGCAGCTAAGATGGCTGATAAGTTTCAAATTCCAATTCTTATGTTAGTTGACACTCCGGGTGCATATCCTGGAATTGGAGCTGAAGAGAGAAATCAATCTGAAGCTATAGCAAAAAATCTATTTGAATTTGCAGATTTAACAACACCAACTATTTCTGTTGTTATTGGAGAAGGTGGTTCAGGTGGAGCTTTGGCTATCTCGGTTGCTGATAGATTAGCAATGATGAGATATTCAGTTTATGCAGTTATTTCTCCTGAAGGCTGTAGTGCAATTTTATGGAATGATCCAACAAAAGTTGAAACAGCAGCAAATGCCTTAAAAATAACAGCTGAAAACTTAAAAGAATTAAATTTAATAGATGATGTTATAAATGAGCCTTTAATTGGTGCTCATAGACAAAAAGAACAAGCAATTTTTGCTTTAAAAGAGTATTTTATAAAATCTCTAGCTGAGTTAAAAAAACTAACTCCTCAAGAGCGATTAGATAAAAAATATCAAAAACTTATGAACTTAGGTTCATTTACAAAATAG
- a CDS encoding histidine triad nucleotide-binding protein, which translates to MCIFCKIVKGEIPNQTILEDENFLAFNDINPTRKVHVLIIPKEHYDSFQVTPTNIMSSMSEFIQKVATKLNIDESGYRLITNIGNHGGQEVHHLHFHMIGGESVGRLVRDKEDI; encoded by the coding sequence ATGTGTATATTTTGCAAAATTGTAAAAGGTGAAATTCCAAATCAAACTATATTAGAAGATGAAAATTTTTTAGCTTTTAATGACATAAATCCAACAAGAAAAGTTCATGTCCTAATCATTCCAAAAGAACACTATGATTCGTTTCAAGTAACACCTACAAATATCATGTCTTCAATGAGTGAATTTATTCAAAAAGTAGCTACAAAACTTAATATTGATGAAAGTGGTTATAGATTAATTACAAATATAGGAAATCATGGCGGGCAAGAAGTGCATCATTTACATTTTCATATGATTGGTGGAGAATCAGTTGGAAGATTAGTAAGAGACAAAGAAGATATTTAA
- a CDS encoding phenylalanine--tRNA ligase subunit alpha, producing the protein MTQWIEKINNAKSLEELENLRIDTLGKKGVLTLEFAKMKSVPNEDKKAFAENLNIQKTLITQALDTKKLVLEKDALNEKLEAEKIDVTKFNNELSCGATHPVVETMNKIITYFQNLNFAVEEGPLVEDDFHNFEALNLPKYHPAREMADTFYNKDFTLLRTHTSPVQIRTMLSQKSPIRMIAPGTVFRRDFDITHTPMFHQIEALVVDEADKVSFANLKHVLVEFLQHMFGEVEVRFRPSFFPFTEPSAEVDISCVFCKGDGCRVCSQTGWLEVLGCGVVDENVFKAVGYENKSGYAFGLGIERFAMLIHNIGDLRSLFESDTRLLGQFK; encoded by the coding sequence GTGACTCAGTGGATTGAAAAAATTAACAATGCGAAATCACTTGAAGAGTTAGAAAATTTAAGAATTGACACTTTGGGGAAAAAAGGTGTATTAACTTTAGAATTTGCTAAAATGAAAAGTGTTCCAAATGAAGATAAAAAAGCTTTTGCAGAAAATTTAAATATACAAAAAACTTTAATAACGCAAGCTTTAGATACAAAAAAATTAGTTTTAGAAAAAGATGCTTTAAATGAAAAATTAGAAGCTGAAAAAATAGATGTAACAAAATTTAACAATGAATTATCTTGTGGTGCGACTCATCCAGTTGTTGAAACAATGAATAAAATTATTACATATTTTCAAAATTTAAATTTTGCAGTAGAAGAAGGACCTCTTGTTGAAGATGATTTTCATAATTTTGAAGCCTTAAATTTACCAAAATATCATCCAGCACGTGAAATGGCAGACACTTTTTATAATAAAGATTTTACACTTTTAAGAACTCATACTTCTCCTGTTCAAATTAGAACTATGCTTAGTCAAAAATCTCCTATTAGAATGATTGCTCCAGGAACAGTTTTTAGAAGAGATTTTGATATTACGCATACACCAATGTTTCACCAAATTGAAGCTTTAGTTGTTGATGAAGCAGATAAAGTATCTTTTGCTAATTTAAAACATGTTTTAGTTGAGTTTTTACAACATATGTTTGGTGAAGTTGAAGTTAGATTTAGACCATCGTTTTTCCCATTTACAGAACCGTCAGCAGAAGTTGATATCTCTTGTGTTTTCTGTAAAGGTGATGGGTGTAGAGTTTGTTCACAAACTGGTTGGCTTGAAGTTTTAGGCTGTGGTGTTGTAGATGAAAATGTATTTAAAGCAGTTGGTTATGAAAATAAATCTGGATATGCTTTTGGATTAGGTATTGAAAGATTTGCAATGCTTATTCATAATATTGGAGATTTAAGATCACTGTTTGAAAGTGACACAAGATTATTAGGACAGTTCAAATGA
- the pheT gene encoding phenylalanine--tRNA ligase subunit beta, which produces MIITRSWLEEFINISNISTKDICKTLNAIGLEVDSLESFDIASKVVVGKVLEKEKHPDADKLNVCQVDLGDKTVQIVCGAPNVDAGQFVAVATIGCDLGNDFIIKEAKLRGVESNGMICSSTELGLPKLNDGIMVLDNSIGELVLGKELKDYKKLCDDVIEIGLTPNRGDCLSIYGIARELSAFYDIDLIEQDKQISYSEFSIGQLLEINSDSHIDADLSYKAIDFTNFKLSLINRLRTAIIGKYENSNDIKNILTYTTHAIGVILNAYTKEKAIKNGELYILDVKKDENGFDAVYGNEKLSTICVEHKEIDVSNISDFIVEASYINPDLISKRVYEKKIKTGEIYYKATRGSEPDIEFGMNYFSSYISKLGALIYKGNENFIEDKEKASIDVNINKVNSIIGQVIDKFEIERILVSLGFEVKESIDDILIVKIPHFRHDIKNIADVTEEIVRIIGIDNIISKPLEIDEVNRVNKTSKDLIKKNKLRFKAIENGFFETLTYVFASKEDLQKYGFKTVKDDLELINPIVKELNTYRTTILLNLVEACSNNFKTGSRSTAFFEIGTIFDENRNESKKIAFIQTGAMELEDISNAGKPKNIDFFAFAKKILNTIGKFDLEPMSEISNSFIHPYQNANVFIDGKNVGYICKLHPSVCLDFDLNDTFVAEIDFEAVKDELLKTSSYSKFQSSKKDLSIIAPKSLEYKEIKKAINSLNNPNIKQYNLIDIYSDEKLGENESLTIRFVLQSDEKTLEEDDINSIINSILEVLKQKLSIGLR; this is translated from the coding sequence ATGATTATTACAAGAAGTTGGTTAGAAGAGTTTATTAATATTTCAAATATTTCTACAAAAGATATTTGTAAAACGCTAAATGCAATAGGTCTTGAAGTTGATAGTCTTGAAAGCTTTGATATTGCATCAAAAGTTGTAGTAGGAAAAGTTTTAGAAAAAGAAAAACACCCAGATGCTGATAAATTAAATGTTTGTCAAGTTGATTTAGGTGATAAAACAGTTCAAATAGTTTGTGGAGCTCCTAATGTTGATGCTGGACAATTTGTAGCAGTTGCTACTATTGGCTGTGATTTAGGAAATGATTTTATAATAAAAGAAGCAAAATTAAGAGGTGTTGAATCAAATGGTATGATTTGCTCTTCTACAGAACTTGGACTTCCAAAATTAAATGATGGAATTATGGTTTTAGATAATTCTATTGGAGAATTAGTTTTAGGAAAAGAGTTAAAAGATTATAAAAAATTATGTGATGATGTTATAGAAATTGGTTTAACTCCAAATAGAGGTGATTGTTTAAGTATTTATGGAATTGCTAGAGAATTAAGTGCTTTTTATGATATAGATTTAATAGAGCAGGATAAGCAAATAAGTTATAGTGAATTCAGTATAGGACAACTCTTAGAAATAAATTCTGATAGTCATATTGATGCTGATTTATCTTATAAAGCTATTGATTTTACTAATTTTAAATTATCATTAATAAATAGGTTAAGAACAGCAATTATTGGAAAATATGAAAATAGTAATGATATAAAAAATATATTAACTTATACTACTCATGCAATAGGTGTGATATTAAATGCTTATACAAAAGAAAAAGCAATCAAAAATGGTGAACTATATATTTTAGATGTTAAAAAAGATGAAAATGGTTTTGATGCAGTTTATGGAAATGAAAAATTAAGTACTATTTGTGTAGAACATAAAGAAATAGATGTTTCTAATATTAGTGATTTTATAGTTGAAGCTTCATATATAAATCCAGATTTAATATCAAAAAGAGTGTATGAAAAAAAGATAAAAACAGGTGAAATTTATTACAAAGCAACAAGAGGAAGTGAACCTGATATAGAATTTGGAATGAATTATTTTTCATCATATATTTCTAAATTAGGTGCTTTAATTTATAAAGGAAATGAAAATTTCATTGAAGATAAAGAAAAAGCATCAATTGATGTAAATATAAATAAAGTAAATTCTATTATTGGACAAGTAATAGATAAATTTGAAATTGAAAGAATTTTAGTATCTTTAGGATTTGAAGTAAAAGAGTCTATTGATGATATTTTAATAGTTAAAATTCCTCATTTTAGACATGACATAAAAAATATTGCTGATGTTACAGAAGAAATTGTAAGAATAATTGGGATTGATAATATCATTTCAAAACCTTTAGAGATTGATGAAGTAAATAGAGTAAATAAAACTTCAAAAGATTTAATCAAAAAAAATAAACTTAGATTTAAAGCTATTGAAAATGGTTTTTTTGAAACTTTAACTTATGTTTTTGCCTCTAAAGAAGATCTTCAAAAATATGGATTCAAAACAGTAAAAGATGATTTAGAACTGATAAATCCTATTGTAAAAGAGTTAAATACATATAGAACAACAATACTTTTAAATCTTGTTGAAGCTTGTTCAAATAACTTTAAAACAGGTTCTCGTTCTACAGCTTTTTTTGAAATTGGAACTATATTTGATGAAAATAGAAATGAAAGTAAAAAAATTGCTTTCATTCAAACTGGAGCAATGGAACTTGAAGATATTTCAAATGCTGGAAAACCAAAAAATATTGATTTTTTTGCTTTTGCTAAAAAAATACTAAATACTATTGGAAAATTTGATTTAGAACCAATGAGCGAAATTTCAAATTCATTTATTCATCCATATCAAAATGCGAATGTTTTTATTGATGGAAAAAATGTAGGGTATATTTGTAAATTACATCCAAGTGTTTGTTTAGATTTTGATTTAAATGATACATTTGTTGCTGAAATTGATTTTGAAGCTGTAAAAGATGAACTTTTAAAAACTTCTTCTTATTCAAAATTTCAGTCGTCTAAAAAAGACTTAAGTATTATTGCACCAAAATCTCTAGAATATAAAGAGATAAAAAAAGCAATAAATTCTTTAAATAATCCAAATATCAAACAATATAACTTAATTGATATTTATAGTGATGAAAAGTTAGGTGAAAATGAAAGTTTAACAATTAGATTTGTTTTACAAAGTGATGAAAAAACTTTAGAAGAAGATGATATTAATTCAATAATAAACTCTATCTTAGAAGTTTTAAAACAAAAATTATCTATTGGATTAAGGTAA
- the aroA gene encoding 3-phosphoshikimate 1-carboxyvinyltransferase has protein sequence MEKFNIKKLTKPFNIEIDSIASDKSISHRCAMFSLFSNQTSYIKNYLTAEDTLNTLSIVEQLGAKIKRDGSYVEITPTSTLTEPSDVLDCGNSGTAMRLFCGLLASVDGSFILTGDKYLRNRPMKRVADPLRSIGALIDGRENGNKAPLFIRGVKELKPFTYHSPVDSAQVKSAMILAALRANGISKYKENELTRDHTERMLNGMGATLEYDNDGFINIHPLNGHLKPLNITVPTDPSSAFFFAVAAAITPKSRVLIKNVTLNPTRVEAYQVLKRMGAIVNFIEKENVYEPIGDIEVINNELNGVDVSENISWLIDELPALSIAMSLAKGKSKVSNAKELRVKESDRISSVVNNLKLCKVDFTEFEDGYEIVGGSLQKAVIDSHGDHRIAMSFAIAGLNCDMDIEDIQCIETSFPNFKEILDSLY, from the coding sequence GTGGAAAAATTTAACATCAAAAAATTGACAAAGCCATTCAATATTGAAATAGATTCAATAGCAAGTGACAAATCAATATCACACAGATGTGCTATGTTTTCACTTTTTTCAAATCAAACTTCATATATAAAAAATTATTTAACAGCAGAAGATACTTTAAATACTTTAAGCATTGTTGAGCAACTTGGAGCAAAAATCAAAAGAGATGGAAGTTATGTTGAGATAACTCCCACTTCAACTTTAACTGAACCATCTGATGTTCTTGATTGTGGAAATTCTGGAACAGCAATGAGACTATTTTGTGGTCTATTAGCAAGTGTTGATGGAAGTTTTATTTTAACTGGTGATAAGTATCTAAGAAATAGACCAATGAAAAGGGTTGCAGATCCTTTAAGAAGTATTGGTGCACTTATTGATGGAAGAGAAAATGGAAATAAAGCACCACTTTTTATAAGAGGTGTAAAAGAGCTTAAACCATTTACTTATCATTCTCCTGTTGATTCAGCACAAGTTAAATCAGCTATGATTTTAGCAGCTTTAAGAGCAAATGGAATTTCAAAATACAAAGAAAATGAATTAACAAGAGATCATACAGAACGAATGTTAAATGGAATGGGTGCAACTTTAGAGTATGATAATGATGGTTTTATAAATATTCATCCTTTAAATGGTCATTTAAAACCTTTAAATATTACAGTTCCAACTGACCCTAGTTCAGCATTTTTCTTTGCAGTTGCAGCAGCTATTACTCCAAAATCAAGAGTTTTAATTAAAAATGTAACATTAAATCCAACAAGAGTTGAAGCATATCAAGTTTTAAAAAGAATGGGTGCAATTGTAAATTTTATTGAAAAAGAGAATGTTTATGAACCAATTGGTGATATCGAAGTAATTAACAACGAACTAAATGGTGTTGATGTAAGTGAAAATATCTCTTGGTTGATTGATGAATTACCAGCTCTTTCAATTGCTATGAGTTTAGCAAAAGGCAAATCAAAAGTTTCAAATGCAAAAGAGTTAAGAGTAAAAGAAAGCGATAGAATCTCAAGTGTAGTAAATAATTTAAAGCTTTGTAAAGTTGATTTTACAGAATTTGAAGATGGTTATGAAATAGTTGGTGGTTCTTTACAAAAAGCAGTTATAGATTCACATGGAGACCATAGAATTGCTATGAGTTTTGCAATTGCTGGATTAAACTGTGATATGGATATTGAAGATATTCAATGTATAGAAACATCTTTCCCAAATTTTAAAGAGATTTTGGACTCATTATATTAA